A genomic window from Luteolibacter sp. LG18 includes:
- a CDS encoding enolase C-terminal domain-like protein, which produces MSPSWSRRHFLKSAALLPLASQASAAPAIVTGKPSTGLRIEEVKMAFEDFNYRVPYKFGGTAVDRVTLLNVTARVSNAAGKSVTGFGSMPMGNVWSFPSSTMSYDTTLNAMRTLAKRIEKITGGFQDTAHPIEINFLLEPEYLKAAAEVSRELALPTPIPKLCTQVTASAFDAALHDAFGKLLGLNCYQTYSTELIGHDLSRYLNADFKGESLASYVTPTPRDWVWLFHSVGGLDAVTPGELKDRLHDGLPETLGEWIQRDGLQRIKIKLQGENLEWDIARTVAIDRVARETRPDVEWKYCCDFNEHCPNVDYLLEYLRKVKEQAPQGFESILYLEQPTKRDLKADRQNLMHEAAKLRPVVIDESLTDLDNLLLAREMGYTGACLKACKGQSHALLMAAAGKKYDMFLCVQDLTCPGASLIQSAGIASHVPGLSTIESNAREYVPSANAAWTAKFPGLFDTRDGKLATKQLTGPGLGAVP; this is translated from the coding sequence ATGTCTCCCTCTTGGTCCCGCCGCCATTTCCTGAAGTCCGCCGCCTTGCTGCCACTCGCCAGCCAGGCGTCGGCCGCTCCCGCCATCGTGACCGGAAAACCCTCCACCGGCCTCCGGATCGAAGAGGTGAAAATGGCCTTCGAGGATTTCAACTACCGGGTGCCCTACAAATTCGGCGGCACCGCGGTGGACCGCGTCACCCTGCTCAACGTCACCGCGCGAGTCTCCAATGCCGCGGGTAAATCCGTCACCGGCTTCGGCTCGATGCCGATGGGCAATGTCTGGTCGTTCCCCTCCAGCACGATGTCCTACGACACCACGCTCAATGCGATGCGGACGCTGGCCAAGCGGATCGAGAAAATCACCGGAGGCTTCCAGGACACCGCCCACCCGATCGAGATCAATTTCCTCCTCGAACCCGAATACCTGAAGGCCGCCGCCGAGGTCTCCCGCGAACTCGCGCTGCCCACCCCGATTCCGAAGCTCTGCACCCAAGTCACCGCCAGCGCCTTCGATGCCGCCCTGCACGATGCCTTCGGCAAACTCCTCGGCCTGAATTGCTACCAGACCTATTCCACCGAGCTGATCGGTCACGATCTCTCGCGCTACCTGAACGCGGACTTCAAAGGCGAATCGCTCGCCAGCTACGTCACCCCCACCCCGCGGGACTGGGTGTGGCTGTTCCACTCCGTCGGCGGCCTCGACGCCGTCACTCCCGGCGAACTCAAGGACCGGCTCCATGACGGCCTCCCGGAAACCCTCGGCGAATGGATCCAGCGCGACGGACTCCAGCGCATCAAGATCAAGCTCCAGGGCGAGAACCTGGAATGGGACATCGCCCGCACCGTGGCGATCGACCGGGTGGCCCGCGAAACCCGCCCGGACGTGGAATGGAAATACTGCTGCGACTTCAACGAGCACTGCCCGAACGTCGACTACCTGTTGGAATACCTCCGCAAGGTGAAGGAGCAGGCCCCGCAGGGATTCGAGAGCATCCTCTACCTGGAGCAACCCACCAAGCGCGACCTGAAGGCCGACCGCCAGAACCTCATGCACGAGGCCGCCAAGCTGCGTCCCGTGGTAATCGATGAATCCCTCACCGATCTGGACAATCTCCTGCTCGCCCGCGAAATGGGCTACACCGGTGCCTGCCTGAAAGCCTGCAAGGGCCAGTCCCACGCCCTGCTGATGGCCGCCGCGGGCAAGAAATACGACATGTTCCTGTGCGTGCAGGATCTCACCTGCCCCGGCGCCTCCCTCATCCAGTCCGCCGGAATCGCCTCCCACGTCCCGGGGCTCTCCACCATCGAGAGCAACGCCCGCGAATACGTCCCCTCCGCCAATGCCGCGTGGACCGCGAAATTCCCCGGCCTCTTCGACACCCGCGACGGCAAGCTCGCCACCAAACAACTCACCGGCCCGGGCCTCGGCGCGGTGCCATGA
- the gpmI gene encoding 2,3-bisphosphoglycerate-independent phosphoglycerate mutase, protein MAKKPVVLIIRDGWGVNPGGKETAKRDGNATLLANTPFHDVMLEQYPKGLVSASGLDVGLPAGQMGNSEVGHLNLGAGRIVYQDLTRINKAIEENTLGSNPVFAEALEKAKGSRLHFIGLVSDGGVHSHLEQLIAMVKLAGAAGVKDIAIHAITDGRDTSPTGGEAYLSKLEDEVSPVGARIVTVTGRYFAMDRDKRWERTKLAWDAIVRGTGEERHVLASEAVADWYRQDKTDEFLPGMVFTKPNEDIIRDGDVILFFNFRADRARQLSEAFLRPDFAGFDRGHVPKVHFVTLTEYDETYGVPVIFGSQSMAMVLGETVSKAGKNQLRIAETEKYPHVTYFFNGGAELPFEGEERAIVPSPKDVPTYDFKPQMSAPEVTRIVLEKLPDYDLVILNFANPDMVGHTGVVEAAIKACEVIDASVQAIVEKTLSLGGKLLLTADHGNCEYMRNPDGSPHTAHTTNLVHAIYVAEDADQYQVKDGILADMAPTLLEMLGVAKPAEMTGSSLLVKK, encoded by the coding sequence ATGGCCAAGAAACCGGTGGTTCTCATCATTCGTGACGGCTGGGGTGTGAACCCCGGAGGGAAAGAAACGGCGAAGCGCGACGGCAACGCGACGTTGCTCGCGAACACCCCGTTCCACGACGTGATGCTGGAGCAGTATCCGAAGGGCCTCGTGAGCGCCTCTGGTCTGGATGTCGGCCTGCCGGCCGGCCAGATGGGGAACTCCGAGGTGGGTCACCTCAACCTCGGCGCGGGCCGGATCGTCTATCAGGACCTCACCCGCATCAACAAGGCGATCGAGGAGAACACGCTGGGTTCCAACCCGGTGTTCGCCGAGGCGCTGGAGAAGGCCAAGGGCAGCCGCCTGCATTTCATCGGTCTGGTGTCGGACGGCGGTGTGCACAGCCACCTCGAGCAACTCATCGCGATGGTGAAACTCGCCGGTGCGGCGGGCGTGAAGGACATCGCGATCCACGCCATCACCGATGGCCGCGACACCTCGCCGACCGGTGGTGAAGCCTACCTTTCGAAGCTGGAAGATGAAGTGAGCCCGGTGGGCGCCCGCATCGTGACGGTGACCGGCCGCTATTTCGCGATGGACCGCGACAAGCGCTGGGAGCGCACCAAGCTGGCCTGGGACGCGATCGTGCGCGGCACGGGCGAGGAGCGCCACGTGCTGGCCAGCGAGGCGGTGGCCGATTGGTACCGCCAGGACAAGACCGACGAGTTCCTGCCCGGCATGGTGTTCACGAAGCCGAACGAGGACATCATCCGCGATGGCGACGTGATCCTGTTTTTCAATTTCCGCGCCGACCGCGCCCGCCAGCTTTCCGAGGCGTTCCTGCGCCCGGACTTCGCCGGCTTCGACCGCGGCCACGTGCCGAAGGTGCATTTCGTCACGCTCACCGAGTATGACGAGACCTACGGCGTGCCGGTGATCTTCGGTTCCCAGTCGATGGCGATGGTGCTCGGCGAGACGGTTTCCAAGGCGGGCAAGAACCAGCTCCGCATCGCGGAAACCGAGAAGTATCCGCACGTGACCTACTTCTTCAACGGTGGCGCGGAGCTGCCGTTCGAGGGCGAGGAGCGCGCGATCGTGCCGTCCCCGAAGGATGTGCCGACCTATGACTTCAAGCCGCAGATGAGCGCGCCGGAGGTTACCCGCATCGTGCTGGAGAAGCTGCCGGACTACGATCTGGTGATCCTCAATTTCGCGAACCCGGACATGGTCGGTCACACCGGCGTGGTGGAAGCCGCGATCAAGGCCTGCGAGGTGATCGACGCCAGCGTGCAGGCGATCGTCGAGAAGACCTTGTCGCTGGGTGGCAAGCTGCTGCTCACCGCGGACCACGGCAACTGCGAGTACATGCGGAATCCGGATGGCTCCCCGCACACCGCCCACACCACCAACCTCGTCCACGCGATCTACGTGGCGGAGGACGCGGACCAGTATCAGGTGAAGGACGGCATCCTCGCCGACATGGCTCCGACGCTGCTGGAGATGCTGGGGGTGGCGAAGCCGGCGGAAATGACCGGCTCCAGTCTGCTGGTGAAGAAGTGA